A DNA window from Theobroma cacao cultivar B97-61/B2 chromosome 5, Criollo_cocoa_genome_V2, whole genome shotgun sequence contains the following coding sequences:
- the LOC18598887 gene encoding short integuments 2, mitochondrial isoform X2, translated as MGIKGIAKKAMEVGEMGFNKEGGVINWFPGHMAAATRAIRNRLKLSDLVIEVRDARIPFSSAHQDLQPQLSAKRRIIALNKKDLANSNVLNKWVRYFDSCKQDCLPINAHSRSSVRKLLELVEFKLKEVISREPTLLVMVVGVPNVGKSALINSIHQIASTRFPVQEKMKRATVGPLPGVTQDIAGYKIAHQPSIYVLDTPGVLVPSIPNVETGLKLALAGSVKDSVVGEDRIAQYLLAVLNTRGTPLHWKHSNQLQEITNITEYKPDYNPKDLRPKRKKLSSVSDVLYVKDLATEVQHALYVTLSEFSGNIEDENDLECLIEHQFEVLQKALKIPHKSSEARLMVSKKFLTLFRTGKLGSFVLDDVPEFNLVS; from the exons ATGGGAATAAAAGGAATAGCAAAGAAAGCAATGGAAGTGGGAGAGATGGGATTCAACAAAGAAGGTGGAGTCATTAACTGGTTCCCAGGCCACATGGCCGCCGCCACCCGCGCCATCCGTAACCGCCTAAAGCTCTCCGACCTCGTCATCGAAGTCCGCGACGCCCGT ATTCCATTTTCGTCCGCTCATCAGGACTTGCAGCCCCAGCTCTCTGCTAAAAGACGCATCATTGCTCTTAACAAGAAAGATTTAGCCAATTCCAATGTCCTAAAT AAATGGGTTCGATATTTTGATTCGTGTAAGCAAGATTGTCTTCCTATAAATGCACACAGCAGAAGTTCTGTTAGAAAG CTTCTTGAGCTTGTGGAGTTCAAACTGAAGGAAGTGATTTCGAGAGAACCTACCCTTCTTGTTATGGTGGTTGGTGTTCCTAATGTGGGGAAATCAGCTTTAATTAATTCAATCCATCAAATTGCATCAACTCGCTTTCCAG TGCAGGAGAAGATGAAACGAGCCACTGTGGGCCCATTGCCAGGTGTTACTCAAGATATTGCTGGGTACAAG ATTGCTCATCAACCTAGTATATATGTGCTTGATACACCAGGAGTGCTAGTTCCAAGCATCCCAAACGTAGAGACAGGGTTAAAGCTAGCTTTGGCTG GGTCTGTGAAAGATTCAGTGGTTGGCGAGGATCGCATTGCTCAATACCTACTGGCTGTTCTAAATACTCGAGGCACTCCACTTCACTGGAAGCATTCTAACCAATTGCAAGAGATTACAAACATTACTGAGTACAAACCAGATTACAATCCAAAAGATCTTCGGCCAAAAAGGAAGAAGCTGTCCAGTGTGTCTGATGTGCTGTATGTCAAG GATCTTGCGACAGAAGTCCAACATGCATTGTATGTAACTCTGTCGGAATTCAGTGGCAATATCGAAGATGAGAATGACTTGGAATGCCTAATAGAACATCAGTTCGAAGTGCTGCAGAAAGCATTGAAGATACCTCATAAGTCATCAGAAGCTCGTTTGATGGTATCAAAGAAGTTTCTTACTTTATTTAGGACAGGTAAACTAGGTTCTTTTGTCCTTGATGATGTCCCTGAGTTCAACCTTGTATCATAA
- the LOC18598887 gene encoding short integuments 2, mitochondrial isoform X1, which yields MGIKGIAKKAMEVGEMGFNKEGGVINWFPGHMAAATRAIRNRLKLSDLVIEVRDARVRSIPFSSAHQDLQPQLSAKRRIIALNKKDLANSNVLNKWVRYFDSCKQDCLPINAHSRSSVRKLLELVEFKLKEVISREPTLLVMVVGVPNVGKSALINSIHQIASTRFPVQEKMKRATVGPLPGVTQDIAGYKIAHQPSIYVLDTPGVLVPSIPNVETGLKLALAGSVKDSVVGEDRIAQYLLAVLNTRGTPLHWKHSNQLQEITNITEYKPDYNPKDLRPKRKKLSSVSDVLYVKDLATEVQHALYVTLSEFSGNIEDENDLECLIEHQFEVLQKALKIPHKSSEARLMVSKKFLTLFRTGKLGSFVLDDVPEFNLVS from the exons ATGGGAATAAAAGGAATAGCAAAGAAAGCAATGGAAGTGGGAGAGATGGGATTCAACAAAGAAGGTGGAGTCATTAACTGGTTCCCAGGCCACATGGCCGCCGCCACCCGCGCCATCCGTAACCGCCTAAAGCTCTCCGACCTCGTCATCGAAGTCCGCGACGCCCGTGTCCGTTCA ATTCCATTTTCGTCCGCTCATCAGGACTTGCAGCCCCAGCTCTCTGCTAAAAGACGCATCATTGCTCTTAACAAGAAAGATTTAGCCAATTCCAATGTCCTAAAT AAATGGGTTCGATATTTTGATTCGTGTAAGCAAGATTGTCTTCCTATAAATGCACACAGCAGAAGTTCTGTTAGAAAG CTTCTTGAGCTTGTGGAGTTCAAACTGAAGGAAGTGATTTCGAGAGAACCTACCCTTCTTGTTATGGTGGTTGGTGTTCCTAATGTGGGGAAATCAGCTTTAATTAATTCAATCCATCAAATTGCATCAACTCGCTTTCCAG TGCAGGAGAAGATGAAACGAGCCACTGTGGGCCCATTGCCAGGTGTTACTCAAGATATTGCTGGGTACAAG ATTGCTCATCAACCTAGTATATATGTGCTTGATACACCAGGAGTGCTAGTTCCAAGCATCCCAAACGTAGAGACAGGGTTAAAGCTAGCTTTGGCTG GGTCTGTGAAAGATTCAGTGGTTGGCGAGGATCGCATTGCTCAATACCTACTGGCTGTTCTAAATACTCGAGGCACTCCACTTCACTGGAAGCATTCTAACCAATTGCAAGAGATTACAAACATTACTGAGTACAAACCAGATTACAATCCAAAAGATCTTCGGCCAAAAAGGAAGAAGCTGTCCAGTGTGTCTGATGTGCTGTATGTCAAG GATCTTGCGACAGAAGTCCAACATGCATTGTATGTAACTCTGTCGGAATTCAGTGGCAATATCGAAGATGAGAATGACTTGGAATGCCTAATAGAACATCAGTTCGAAGTGCTGCAGAAAGCATTGAAGATACCTCATAAGTCATCAGAAGCTCGTTTGATGGTATCAAAGAAGTTTCTTACTTTATTTAGGACAGGTAAACTAGGTTCTTTTGTCCTTGATGATGTCCCTGAGTTCAACCTTGTATCATAA